The following are encoded together in the Novipirellula galeiformis genome:
- a CDS encoding hsp70 family protein, translated as MPNSDPACNEFDAQPSRYVVGIDLGTTNCALCFIDTAATSWSTETFRVPQWIDFGQCESRETLPSFHYELTSDERSAGYRLPWQDDVSPTCVGVLARDAGHRHPGRRAASAKSWLSHEGVDRTADLLPWHGDAEVTRLSPVDASARYLDHLRSAWDHAHPDFPLADQDVVITLPASFDEVARELTVAAAKQAGLSRVYLIEEPQAAFYAWIDRQGDEWQKSVQPGQLILVCDIGGGTTDLTLIRVRAAGESGDQIQFHRVAVGDHLILGGDNLDLAIAKLAESKITASEEGSTLSPSQWDRLVQVSRTVKETMLTTDRPDQYTINLPSEGSRLVGGSIQVQIAAEEIDAVLMDGFFPEVDLNSTAIAGESGFQEFGLPYAADAAITRHLAEFLNTHRRTGLDEQDENDADRPALVLFNGGVMSAPAVRERIVTMLSRWFAGDDVDWKPRVLDSPRLDLAVAQGAAYYAGVRRGHGVRIAANLGRSYYMQVADHPPQGLCLIPGTAEAGQRFRAEGHPLELQVGSPVQFPLWVSSTRLADSVGELIEMDRKEASPLPPICTALVQGKRRQNETINVVIEAELSEIGTVGLFCVDTQSSKRWRLEFDIRSTLETDRDAHTGTGEAAGIVDSETVAECAAAMEGVFGDRSGAGSLKPNQLIKRLQTITETHRNAWPPSLLRDQWQFLFDHQQGRRKSAQHESRWLNHVGFCLRPGYGVAVDDWRVSQVWRTVHNKLAFPAASSRTESMILWRRIAGGLTAGQQAQLAAPWISALKNGTRKIEAHEASEAWRLIGSLERLAVHDKVTLGRVAIQALSQKKHEKIRHALLWAIGRLGSRQPLYGPLNGCVGSSEAAGWAESLMRFDRSVDAGAHDSVWTLALVQIVRMTGDRYRDLPVAIRNEVIDYLVARSAPTHSIDLLKNVGRLQSEEEAAIFGDSLPLGIRLVR; from the coding sequence GTGCCAAACTCTGACCCCGCCTGCAACGAATTTGACGCCCAACCGTCTCGCTACGTGGTCGGGATCGACTTGGGGACCACGAATTGTGCACTTTGCTTTATCGACACCGCAGCGACGTCATGGTCCACCGAGACGTTTCGAGTCCCCCAATGGATCGATTTTGGTCAATGTGAGAGTCGTGAGACGTTACCGTCGTTTCACTATGAATTGACAAGCGACGAACGTTCCGCCGGCTACCGTTTGCCATGGCAAGACGACGTTTCGCCCACCTGCGTTGGGGTGTTGGCACGCGACGCAGGGCACCGTCATCCGGGGCGTCGGGCGGCATCCGCGAAAAGTTGGTTGTCACATGAAGGGGTCGACCGCACCGCCGACCTGCTGCCATGGCACGGCGATGCCGAAGTGACGCGTTTGTCGCCGGTCGATGCATCGGCACGTTATCTGGATCATTTGCGTTCGGCTTGGGATCACGCTCACCCTGACTTTCCACTGGCCGACCAAGACGTGGTGATTACTCTGCCAGCGTCATTTGACGAGGTTGCTCGTGAGTTGACCGTCGCAGCAGCGAAGCAGGCAGGGTTGTCGCGTGTCTATCTGATCGAAGAACCCCAAGCCGCCTTCTATGCTTGGATCGATCGGCAAGGGGATGAATGGCAAAAAAGTGTTCAGCCCGGACAGCTGATTCTTGTTTGCGACATCGGGGGTGGGACCACTGATTTGACGTTGATCCGAGTTCGCGCGGCAGGTGAATCAGGCGATCAGATCCAATTCCATCGCGTCGCAGTGGGGGATCACTTGATCCTCGGTGGCGACAACTTGGATCTCGCGATCGCCAAACTCGCCGAATCCAAAATCACGGCGTCAGAGGAGGGAAGTACGCTATCGCCGAGTCAATGGGACCGCTTGGTTCAAGTATCACGCACCGTCAAAGAAACGATGCTCACGACCGATCGGCCGGATCAATATACGATCAACCTGCCCTCGGAAGGCTCGCGATTGGTCGGCGGCAGCATTCAAGTACAGATCGCGGCCGAAGAGATCGATGCGGTATTGATGGATGGTTTTTTCCCTGAAGTCGATTTGAACAGTACAGCGATCGCTGGCGAGAGTGGCTTTCAAGAATTTGGTTTGCCGTATGCAGCCGATGCGGCGATCACACGTCACTTGGCTGAGTTTCTCAATACGCATCGCCGCACTGGACTCGATGAACAGGACGAGAACGATGCGGACCGTCCCGCTTTGGTGCTGTTTAACGGAGGCGTGATGTCGGCCCCGGCGGTGCGTGAACGGATTGTCACGATGTTGTCGCGTTGGTTCGCAGGCGATGATGTCGATTGGAAACCCCGCGTACTCGATTCACCTCGGCTCGATTTGGCCGTCGCTCAAGGTGCCGCCTATTACGCTGGCGTGCGGCGCGGTCATGGGGTACGGATCGCTGCGAACTTGGGACGATCCTACTACATGCAAGTCGCCGACCACCCGCCGCAAGGGTTGTGCTTGATTCCGGGAACCGCCGAAGCGGGCCAGCGTTTTCGCGCCGAGGGGCACCCCCTGGAATTGCAAGTTGGCTCGCCCGTGCAGTTTCCCCTGTGGGTTAGCAGCACGCGATTGGCCGATTCGGTGGGCGAATTGATTGAGATGGATCGTAAGGAAGCTTCGCCATTGCCGCCCATCTGTACAGCATTAGTCCAGGGCAAGCGACGCCAAAACGAAACGATCAATGTGGTCATCGAAGCCGAGTTGAGTGAGATCGGAACCGTCGGTCTGTTTTGTGTGGATACCCAATCGAGCAAACGTTGGCGATTGGAATTCGATATCCGTAGCACGCTTGAAACCGATCGTGACGCTCATACCGGAACCGGGGAAGCGGCCGGGATTGTCGATTCCGAAACGGTCGCCGAGTGTGCCGCAGCGATGGAAGGTGTGTTTGGAGATCGCAGTGGCGCGGGTTCACTGAAACCCAATCAATTGATCAAGCGATTGCAAACGATTACCGAAACGCATCGCAACGCATGGCCTCCGTCGCTGCTCCGCGACCAGTGGCAATTCTTGTTTGACCACCAACAAGGACGTCGTAAATCGGCGCAACACGAATCGCGTTGGCTGAACCATGTCGGTTTCTGTTTGCGGCCTGGATACGGTGTCGCGGTCGACGATTGGCGAGTATCGCAAGTTTGGCGAACGGTTCACAACAAATTGGCGTTCCCCGCAGCGTCATCGCGCACCGAATCGATGATTTTGTGGCGGCGTATTGCGGGTGGATTGACCGCCGGTCAACAAGCACAACTCGCGGCCCCTTGGATCAGTGCCTTGAAGAACGGGACGCGAAAGATCGAAGCTCACGAGGCGTCCGAAGCATGGCGGTTGATCGGATCGCTCGAGCGGTTGGCGGTCCACGACAAGGTGACACTTGGTCGAGTCGCCATACAGGCTTTGTCGCAAAAGAAGCACGAGAAGATTCGTCACGCGTTGCTATGGGCGATCGGGCGTCTGGGGAGCCGGCAACCACTTTACGGTCCGCTCAATGGCTGCGTTGGCTCGAGCGAGGCCGCTGGCTGGGCCGAGTCGTTGATGCGGTTTGACCGCAGCGTTGATGCGGGGGCTCATGACTCCGTGTGGACGTTGGCGCTTGTGCAAATCGTACGAATGACCGGCGATCGCTATCGAGATCTGCCCGTGGCCATTCGCAACGAGGTGATCGATTATCTGGTGGCTCGATCGGCACCGACGCACTCGATCGACTTGTTGAAAAATGTGGGGCGTTTGCAAAGCGAAGAGGAAGCCGCGATCTTTGGCGATTCATTGCCGTTGGGAATTCGCTTGGTGAGATAG
- a CDS encoding sulfatase family protein, which yields MMCSTTPLAPRILGLFLAFCVAAEAADALTQERPHIVLVMTDDQGWGQTGYYNHPILKTPHLDAMAEAGLRFDRFYAGAPVCSPTRASVLTGRSNDRTGVKTHGYALRLQETTIARVLKNAGYATGHFGKWHLNGLKGAGVPILASDTHHPGHFGFDQWVSVSNFFDRDPLMSRQGKFEDFAGDSSDVVVAEALEFISQQAHSQQPSFTVIWFGSPHSPWLASDQDLKPFEGLDESSKHHYGELVAMDRSIGTLRDGLQRFGIADNTLVWFCSDNGGLRKINPGTTARLRGKKGSVYEGGLRVPAIVQWPGKIKPSVTDHLACTMDIFPTLVDLLGLDDSVAPNELDGISLKPLFNAKVKQREKPIPFRFENQIALIDHRFKLMSLDRRQASFTLYDLHNDPRETTDVAAQHPEVAARMQEQLRTWNESVQASAAGKDYPSGKVDSNHPGTRAWTEVEAYKPFFPEWRQRWEYERYFAPRRN from the coding sequence ATGATGTGTTCTACCACCCCATTGGCTCCTCGCATTCTGGGCCTGTTTTTGGCATTCTGCGTTGCCGCTGAAGCCGCCGATGCGCTGACACAGGAGCGGCCCCACATCGTCTTGGTGATGACGGATGACCAGGGTTGGGGGCAGACGGGCTACTACAACCACCCCATCTTGAAGACGCCTCATTTAGATGCGATGGCCGAAGCGGGGCTGCGTTTTGATCGCTTTTATGCGGGGGCGCCGGTCTGCTCGCCAACACGAGCGAGTGTTTTGACCGGACGCTCTAACGACCGTACCGGGGTGAAGACGCATGGCTATGCACTACGGTTGCAAGAAACAACGATTGCCCGCGTGCTTAAGAACGCCGGTTACGCCACCGGCCATTTCGGGAAATGGCATCTCAACGGATTGAAGGGAGCGGGAGTGCCGATTCTAGCGTCCGACACTCACCATCCAGGCCATTTCGGTTTTGATCAGTGGGTTTCGGTGAGCAATTTCTTTGACCGCGATCCGCTGATGAGCCGGCAGGGAAAATTTGAAGACTTCGCGGGCGACTCGTCCGATGTCGTCGTCGCTGAAGCACTCGAGTTCATCTCGCAACAAGCACACTCACAACAACCATCCTTTACCGTCATCTGGTTTGGATCGCCTCACTCGCCCTGGCTGGCCAGCGATCAGGATTTGAAGCCGTTCGAAGGATTAGACGAGTCATCAAAGCATCACTACGGTGAATTGGTTGCGATGGACCGTAGCATCGGAACCTTGCGTGATGGCTTGCAACGTTTTGGCATCGCCGACAACACGCTGGTTTGGTTTTGCAGCGACAACGGAGGGCTTCGTAAAATCAACCCTGGCACCACGGCCAGATTGCGAGGCAAAAAGGGCAGTGTTTATGAAGGTGGCTTGCGGGTCCCCGCGATCGTGCAATGGCCTGGTAAGATTAAACCAAGCGTGACCGATCATCTGGCGTGCACGATGGATATCTTCCCGACCTTGGTCGACTTGCTCGGGCTCGACGATTCGGTTGCCCCAAATGAACTCGATGGCATTAGCCTCAAACCGCTGTTTAACGCCAAGGTTAAGCAGCGAGAAAAACCGATTCCATTTCGCTTTGAGAACCAAATCGCATTGATTGACCATCGCTTTAAACTGATGTCGCTTGATCGCCGGCAAGCATCGTTCACGCTTTATGACCTTCACAACGATCCACGTGAAACGACGGACGTTGCCGCACAGCATCCCGAGGTGGCGGCGCGGATGCAGGAGCAATTACGGACGTGGAACGAATCGGTCCAAGCAAGCGCCGCGGGGAAGGATTACCCCAGCGGTAAAGTCGACTCAAACCATCCCGGAACTCGTGCCTGGACCGAGGTCGAAGCTTACAAGCCGTTCTTTCCCGAATGGAGGCAACGCTGGGAATACGAGCGTTATTTCGCTCCACGACGCAATTGA
- a CDS encoding PA4780 family RIO1-like protein kinase — protein sequence MKAPKRIQPLIDDGLVDEVLRSLMSGKEAQVYLVRCGDETRCAKVYKEVADRSFKKSVLYQEGRKIRNSRRQRAMEKRSKFGRDQQEVVWQRAEVDALYLLAEAGVRVPKAYGFCDGVLLMELITDADGEVAPRLNDITLSAEQAVKDHTTVMNYVLRMLCVGLVHGDLSEFNVLQNEVGPVIIDLPQAVNAAGNNNAKRMLQRDVGNITQYYSQYAPELADTHYAEEIWDLHEKGELHPDLKLTGAFEFSSAAADVDSVLHLIDVAHAEEQERRDRMFNG from the coding sequence TTGAAAGCCCCCAAGCGTATTCAGCCCCTGATCGATGACGGTTTGGTTGATGAAGTCCTGCGTTCCTTGATGAGCGGCAAAGAGGCCCAAGTCTATCTTGTACGTTGTGGTGACGAGACTCGCTGTGCCAAGGTGTACAAGGAGGTGGCCGATCGCAGCTTCAAGAAATCGGTGCTGTACCAGGAAGGCCGGAAAATTCGCAACAGCCGCCGACAACGAGCGATGGAAAAGCGTTCAAAATTCGGTCGTGATCAACAGGAGGTGGTTTGGCAAAGGGCCGAAGTCGACGCACTCTACCTGCTCGCCGAAGCGGGAGTGCGCGTCCCCAAGGCATATGGCTTCTGCGATGGCGTGCTGCTGATGGAGTTGATCACCGACGCGGATGGCGAAGTGGCTCCACGCCTGAACGACATCACCTTATCTGCCGAACAAGCCGTGAAAGATCACACGACGGTGATGAACTATGTCTTGCGCATGTTGTGCGTCGGACTGGTGCACGGCGACCTTTCCGAATTCAATGTCCTTCAGAACGAAGTTGGCCCCGTCATCATTGACTTGCCGCAGGCCGTCAATGCCGCGGGGAACAACAATGCCAAAAGGATGCTGCAGCGCGACGTCGGTAACATCACCCAATACTATTCGCAGTATGCCCCCGAGTTGGCAGACACCCACTACGCAGAAGAGATCTGGGATTTGCACGAAAAGGGGGAACTCCACCCCGATTTGAAACTAACCGGGGCGTTTGAGTTTTCGTCCGCGGCTGCCGATGTCGATTCCGTGTTGCATCTCATCGATGTTGCCCATGCCGAAGAACAGGAACGGCGGGACCGAATGTTCAACGGTTGA
- a CDS encoding transcriptional regulator produces MPKTIGSTANNQLNHDTPVELQEMIQAINSLPARYRDVVAPSLQRVVECSTRRRRILNLVQEALSQLRLDMKYLIFDLEATRRERDSFREQLEERGEA; encoded by the coding sequence ATGCCTAAGACCATTGGATCGACCGCGAACAACCAGCTCAACCACGACACTCCGGTTGAGCTTCAAGAGATGATCCAAGCGATCAATTCGCTTCCGGCACGCTACCGCGATGTAGTCGCTCCGTCCCTTCAGCGAGTGGTCGAGTGCAGCACCCGTCGGCGCCGGATCCTGAACTTGGTTCAAGAAGCGTTATCCCAACTGCGTTTGGATATGAAGTATCTAATCTTTGATCTCGAAGCGACCCGTCGAGAACGCGACTCGTTCCGCGAGCAACTCGAAGAACGCGGCGAAGCCTAA
- a CDS encoding STAS domain-containing protein, which produces MSSHGSVPPDQMLAKQTGPTTPPQRESPGSEKPLVEQTVCCSTSQLNSLKTARQLSDDLVGWINAAPKPEPAASKPRPTLNLDLGDVDWLSSVGINELIQVNRKARKVGVKFVLTEVGDSVREVFELTRLERMFHVVSSAPAD; this is translated from the coding sequence ATGAGCAGCCATGGAAGCGTCCCCCCCGATCAAATGCTGGCCAAGCAAACCGGCCCCACGACTCCCCCGCAGAGGGAGAGTCCAGGATCTGAAAAACCGTTGGTTGAACAAACCGTTTGCTGTTCAACGTCGCAGCTGAATTCTTTAAAAACAGCACGGCAATTGTCGGATGATCTTGTGGGCTGGATCAACGCGGCGCCCAAGCCGGAACCGGCCGCGAGCAAGCCCCGCCCCACCTTGAATCTCGATCTTGGGGATGTCGATTGGTTGAGCAGTGTCGGGATCAACGAATTGATCCAAGTGAATCGCAAGGCGCGTAAAGTCGGCGTAAAATTCGTCCTCACTGAGGTCGGAGACTCGGTACGCGAAGTCTTTGAGCTGACCCGACTCGAGCGAATGTTTCACGTCGTTTCGTCCGCTCCGGCCGATTGA
- a CDS encoding SulP family inorganic anion transporter gives MLNFFRTRTATAKDDLLSGLTVALALVPEAIAFAFVAGVSPIIGLYSAFFIGLITAAFGGRPGMISGATGAMAVVIVALVATQGVEYLFPTVVLCGIIQVLIGAARLGKLIRLVPHPVMLGFVNGLAIVIFTAQFGSFQAFDRANSQLTYLSGTPLVVMLLLIGLTMGIIWLLPKFTKAIPSSLAAILTVTFLSLAINQWTQTDAQSDENMVATVGDMLTTQARAKAAAQKNVAAIDSEAPAGASLEVTMVAMAQAEIAPSDAALGDAGAADTSSVNVDDGQGEVSASISGGLPRLFFLEYDAIPPMNFKTLWIIFPFAITLAGVGLIESLMTLTLIDEITETRGRGNRECIGQGAANIVCGMFGGMGGCAMIGQSLINVNSGGRGRLSGITAAVCLLMFILFLSPLIEKIPMAALVGVMFMVVIGTFEWASLKMFRRMPLSDVIVMLLVAGYTVVMHDLATAVILGVIVSALVFAWKHAANLGADITINEFGSKIYQLHGPLFFASVSSFKDLFDPASDPDDVVIDFYYTRVYDQSGLEAISGLTEKYDSLGKRLHLTHLSAECRQLLDRAGDFVEVNVSEDPQYHLATDRLA, from the coding sequence ATGTTAAACTTTTTCCGAACACGCACTGCGACAGCCAAGGATGACCTGCTTTCGGGTTTGACGGTTGCTCTCGCCCTTGTTCCCGAAGCGATTGCGTTTGCGTTCGTCGCAGGGGTCTCGCCGATCATTGGCCTGTACTCAGCATTTTTCATTGGATTGATCACCGCCGCCTTCGGAGGTCGACCCGGTATGATTTCCGGAGCCACCGGAGCAATGGCTGTCGTGATCGTGGCGTTGGTCGCCACCCAGGGGGTCGAGTACCTGTTCCCGACGGTGGTGTTGTGTGGGATTATCCAGGTGTTGATCGGCGCGGCTCGGCTCGGGAAATTGATTCGCTTGGTCCCTCATCCCGTCATGCTGGGATTTGTGAACGGATTGGCAATCGTCATTTTTACGGCCCAATTCGGCAGCTTTCAAGCGTTCGATCGCGCCAACAGTCAACTGACTTACCTCAGCGGCACCCCGTTAGTCGTCATGCTGCTACTGATCGGGCTGACGATGGGGATCATTTGGCTATTGCCGAAATTCACCAAGGCGATTCCCTCTTCGCTGGCGGCGATCTTAACGGTCACCTTCTTGTCACTGGCGATCAATCAATGGACGCAAACTGACGCTCAATCGGACGAAAACATGGTTGCCACGGTTGGCGACATGTTGACCACTCAGGCTCGAGCGAAGGCAGCCGCACAGAAAAACGTTGCCGCGATCGATTCGGAGGCTCCCGCGGGGGCGTCACTCGAGGTGACGATGGTAGCGATGGCCCAGGCGGAGATCGCCCCATCGGATGCGGCGCTGGGGGACGCAGGAGCTGCGGATACTTCCAGCGTGAATGTCGATGACGGCCAAGGTGAAGTGTCTGCTTCGATCAGCGGCGGATTGCCGCGTTTATTCTTTCTAGAGTACGACGCGATCCCGCCAATGAATTTCAAAACGCTGTGGATCATCTTTCCCTTCGCGATTACTTTGGCTGGGGTCGGATTGATCGAATCGCTGATGACGTTGACATTGATCGACGAGATTACCGAGACACGCGGACGCGGCAACCGTGAGTGCATTGGTCAGGGGGCGGCGAATATCGTTTGCGGGATGTTTGGTGGGATGGGGGGCTGTGCCATGATCGGCCAATCGCTCATCAACGTGAACTCCGGCGGGCGCGGACGATTGTCGGGAATCACCGCAGCGGTTTGCCTCTTGATGTTCATTTTGTTCCTATCGCCGTTGATCGAGAAAATTCCGATGGCAGCCCTTGTCGGGGTGATGTTCATGGTCGTGATCGGAACGTTTGAATGGGCATCGCTGAAGATGTTCCGTCGCATGCCACTAAGCGACGTGATCGTGATGCTGCTCGTTGCAGGCTATACCGTCGTGATGCACGACTTGGCGACCGCCGTCATCTTGGGGGTGATTGTTTCCGCTCTCGTGTTCGCTTGGAAGCACGCAGCCAACCTGGGTGCCGACATCACCATCAACGAATTTGGAAGCAAGATTTACCAGCTGCATGGCCCGTTGTTCTTCGCTTCGGTTTCATCATTCAAGGATCTGTTCGATCCCGCATCCGATCCGGATGACGTGGTCATCGATTTCTATTACACGCGTGTTTATGACCAATCGGGCTTAGAAGCCATCAGTGGGCTGACGGAGAAGTACGATTCGCTCGGCAAGCGATTGCATCTCACCCACTTGAGTGCCGAATGTCGTCAATTGCTTGACCGCGCCGGGGACTTCGTTGAAGTCAATGTTTCTGAAGACCCTCAGTACCATCTGGCAACGGATCGCTTGGCGTAA
- a CDS encoding Gfo/Idh/MocA family protein: MRLGLSIVAVVFSSLTAIAEEPLRIGIIGLDTSHSIAFTKEFNQEKALPEYKNCRVVAAYPWGSRDIPSSTDRIPKYTETVRELGVEIVDSIDALLAKVDCVLLETNDGKPHFEQALQVFKAGKPVFIDKPVGSNLGEVVAIYRAAEKYKVPMFSSSSLRFISNIGAIRDPKFGKVLGCETYSPCSLEPSHVDLYWYGIHGVEALYACMGEGCEKVRHESLPGVELAVGHWEGQRLATFRGIKSGKSGYGGTAFGEKQIQPIGTYAGYKPLLIEIASFFRTGKTPVEASETIELYAFMQAAYESKKQGGEYVTIADVMAAAEKEADELLADK, translated from the coding sequence ATGAGATTAGGTTTAAGTATTGTTGCTGTCGTGTTTTCTAGCTTGACCGCCATCGCGGAGGAACCGCTGCGGATCGGTATCATCGGACTCGACACGTCACATTCCATCGCGTTCACGAAGGAATTCAACCAAGAGAAGGCGCTTCCTGAATACAAGAATTGCCGCGTCGTCGCTGCCTATCCGTGGGGCAGTCGTGATATTCCATCGAGTACCGATCGCATTCCAAAGTACACCGAAACGGTCCGTGAACTCGGCGTCGAGATTGTCGATTCGATTGACGCGTTGTTGGCCAAAGTTGATTGCGTTTTGCTTGAAACCAATGACGGCAAGCCTCACTTTGAACAAGCCCTTCAGGTTTTCAAAGCAGGCAAACCAGTCTTCATCGACAAACCGGTCGGTTCAAACCTTGGTGAAGTGGTGGCGATCTATCGCGCTGCGGAAAAGTACAAAGTGCCAATGTTCTCGAGTTCATCGTTGCGATTCATCAGCAATATCGGTGCGATTCGCGATCCAAAATTCGGCAAGGTTCTCGGTTGTGAAACGTACAGCCCTTGCTCACTCGAACCGTCGCATGTCGATCTGTATTGGTACGGCATCCACGGCGTCGAAGCTCTGTACGCCTGCATGGGCGAAGGTTGCGAAAAAGTGCGACACGAATCATTGCCTGGCGTGGAGCTCGCCGTGGGTCACTGGGAAGGTCAACGTTTGGCAACCTTTCGCGGCATCAAGTCTGGAAAATCAGGCTACGGTGGAACCGCGTTCGGTGAGAAACAGATTCAGCCGATTGGCACCTACGCTGGCTACAAGCCGTTGCTGATTGAAATCGCCAGCTTCTTTCGGACCGGCAAGACTCCCGTCGAAGCGAGCGAAACCATTGAGCTTTACGCGTTCATGCAAGCCGCCTACGAAAGCAAAAAGCAGGGTGGCGAGTACGTCACCATCGCGGACGTAATGGCTGCCGCCGAAAAAGAAGCTGACGAGTTGTTGGCTGACAAATAA
- a CDS encoding Gfo/Idh/MocA family protein codes for MNDRRLFLKSTAAAAVVAATAHKTLRAADATPSETVSLGMMGVNGRGRAITSGMLAQPNTRIDIVCDVDSRAANRVADMVAEKQKTRPKVVTDFRHILDDANIDALVCAAPNHWHAPATILGCDAGKHVYVEKPCSQTPAEGEWAIAAAERNNRVVQMGNQRRSWPALIEAVQKIKDGEIGKTLYARTWYNNRRASIGHGKVAPTPDWLDWDLWQGPAPRREFKDNVLHYNWHWHWHWGNGEMGNNGIHGLDVARWALDVAFPTRVTAGGGKYRHDDDQETPDTMMATFDFPEGKTITWEGLSWSALGPHDTGFGISIHGTEGSVVMRGAGYTIYDMKNKEISTGTGASGDKDHFADFLGAVRSPRLTNSNIEEAHRSTLMCHLGNIAFRTGAVLTTNAENGHIENNDEANKLWSREYAKGWEPKTA; via the coding sequence ATGAATGATCGACGCTTGTTTTTAAAGTCAACCGCGGCTGCAGCCGTCGTTGCCGCGACTGCTCATAAAACGCTCCGAGCGGCCGATGCCACTCCGAGTGAAACCGTTTCTCTAGGGATGATGGGTGTGAACGGTCGTGGTCGAGCGATCACCTCGGGGATGCTTGCCCAGCCCAATACTCGAATCGACATCGTTTGTGACGTCGATTCACGCGCAGCGAATCGCGTTGCCGATATGGTTGCGGAGAAGCAAAAGACACGTCCCAAGGTCGTCACCGATTTCCGGCACATTCTCGACGATGCCAATATTGATGCACTCGTTTGTGCCGCTCCGAACCACTGGCACGCCCCGGCGACCATTTTAGGCTGCGACGCTGGAAAGCACGTTTACGTCGAAAAGCCATGTAGCCAAACGCCTGCCGAAGGCGAATGGGCGATTGCCGCCGCCGAGCGCAATAATCGCGTCGTACAGATGGGCAATCAACGCCGCTCGTGGCCTGCGTTGATCGAAGCGGTCCAGAAAATCAAGGACGGCGAAATCGGCAAAACCTTGTACGCTCGAACCTGGTACAACAATCGACGCGCCTCGATTGGCCATGGGAAAGTCGCTCCGACTCCCGATTGGTTGGACTGGGATTTGTGGCAAGGCCCCGCGCCTCGTCGTGAGTTCAAGGACAACGTCCTGCATTACAACTGGCACTGGCACTGGCACTGGGGTAACGGCGAAATGGGCAACAACGGCATCCACGGTTTGGATGTCGCTCGTTGGGCATTGGACGTTGCGTTCCCTACCCGCGTGACGGCCGGTGGAGGCAAGTATCGTCACGACGATGACCAAGAAACTCCCGACACCATGATGGCCACGTTCGATTTCCCCGAAGGGAAAACGATCACCTGGGAAGGTCTGAGTTGGTCAGCGCTGGGTCCTCACGACACCGGTTTCGGGATCAGCATTCATGGAACCGAAGGCTCCGTGGTCATGCGAGGAGCGGGATACACGATCTACGACATGAAGAACAAAGAGATCTCGACTGGCACCGGTGCGTCCGGTGACAAAGATCACTTCGCGGACTTCCTAGGTGCCGTACGATCGCCTCGATTGACGAACTCGAATATCGAAGAAGCTCATCGTAGTACGCTGATGTGCCACCTTGGAAACATCGCGTTCCGCACCGGCGCGGTACTAACGACCAATGCCGAAAATGGCCATATCGAAAACAACGACGAAGCGAACAAGCTTTGGAGTCGTGAATATGCCAAGGGTTGGGAACCCAAAACCGCTTAA
- a CDS encoding peroxiredoxin has protein sequence MLRINAACCVVLLIGSAVLQPAFADENAVNLKVGDEAPQFSVEDDNGRPWKSGEHYGKKVVVLYFYPADMTGGCTAQACAYRDSLGELESEDVEIIGVSGDSAENHQWFKKAHQLNFTLLADIDGVVAEKFGVPVTRGDKSVKAIIEGTERTLNRDVTAKRWTFVIDRDGKIAYKNDKVQAKQDAAKILEVVKGLK, from the coding sequence ATGCTTCGAATTAACGCTGCCTGTTGTGTTGTGTTGCTTATTGGCTCCGCGGTCTTGCAACCGGCATTTGCAGACGAAAATGCGGTGAATTTGAAAGTGGGTGACGAGGCGCCTCAATTTTCCGTCGAGGACGACAACGGAAGGCCATGGAAATCCGGCGAGCATTATGGCAAGAAAGTGGTGGTGCTCTATTTTTACCCGGCCGATATGACCGGGGGTTGCACCGCCCAAGCCTGTGCTTACCGAGATTCGTTAGGTGAACTCGAGTCCGAGGATGTTGAAATCATTGGGGTTAGCGGCGATTCAGCTGAGAATCACCAATGGTTCAAGAAAGCACATCAACTAAACTTCACGTTACTCGCGGACATCGATGGTGTCGTTGCTGAGAAGTTTGGGGTTCCCGTCACACGCGGTGACAAATCGGTCAAAGCGATTATTGAGGGAACCGAACGCACTCTGAATCGCGATGTCACCGCCAAACGATGGACGTTCGTGATCGATCGCGACGGCAAGATTGCCTATAAAAATGACAAAGTTCAAGCAAAACAAGATGCTGCGAAAATCCTTGAAGTCGTCAAAGGTTTGAAGTAG